Proteins from a genomic interval of Medicago truncatula cultivar Jemalong A17 chromosome 3, MtrunA17r5.0-ANR, whole genome shotgun sequence:
- the LOC25489703 gene encoding 1-aminocyclopropane-1-carboxylate oxidase 5: MAVPVIDFSKLNGEERAKTLAQIANGCEEWGFFQLINHGISEELLERVKKVSSEFYKLEREENFKNSKTVKLLNDIAEKKSSEKLENVDWEDVITLLDDNEWPENTPSFRETMSEYRSELKKLAVSLTEVMDENLGLPKGYIKKALNDGEGDNAFFGTKVSHYPPCPHPELVNGLRAHTDAGGVILLFQDDKVGGLQMLKDGEWLDVQPLPNAIVINTGDQIEVLSNGRYKSCWHRVLTFTEGTRRSIASFYNPPLKATISPAPQLAEKDNQQVDDTYPKFVFGDYMSVYAEQKFLPKEPRFRAVKAI, from the exons ATGGCAGTCCCAGTCATTGATTTCTCAAAGCTCAATGGTGAAGAAAGGGCCAAAACTTTGGCACAGATTGCTAATGGCTGTGAAGAATGGGGATTCTTTCAG TTGATCAATCACGGCATTTCGGAGGAACTTCTTGAAAGGGTGAAGAAGGTTTCATCTGAGTTCTATAAGCTGGAAAGAGAGGAGAATTTCAAAAACTCCAAAACAGTGAAGCTTCTGAATGATATAGCTGAAAAGAAGAGCAGTGAGAAATTGGAGAATGTGGACTGGGAGGATGTTATCACTCTCTTGGATGATAACGAATGGCCAGAAAATACACCAAGTTTCAG GGAAACCATGTCAGAATATCGGTCTGAGTTAAAGAAACTGGCAGTGAGTCTCACAGAAGTGATGGATGAGAATCTGGGCTTACCAAAAGGATACATCAAGAAGGCACTGAATGATGGAGAAGGAGACAATGCTTTCTTTGGCACCAAGGTCAGCCACTACCCACCCTGCCCTCATCCGGAACTTGTGAATGGTCTCCGAGCTCACACTGATGCAGGAGGTGTCATCCTACTGTTCCAAGATGACAAGGTAGGTGGCCTTCAAATGCTCAAAGATGGGGAATGGCTTGATGTCCAACCTTTGCCAAATGCCATTGTCATCAACACTGGTGATCAGATTGAAGTCCTGAGCAATGGCAGATACAAGAGTTGTTGGCACAGGGTTCTGACCTTTACAGAGGGTACCAGGAGATCAATTGCATCCTTCTATAACCCACCCCTGAAGGCCACTATAAGTCCTGCACCACAATTGGCGGAAAAAGATAACCAACAAGTTGATGACACTTATCCTAAGTTTGTTTTCGGTGACTACATGTCTGTCTATGCTGAGCAGAAGTTCCTCCCCAAGGAACCAAGGTTTAGAGCTGTTAAAGCCATTTGA